Below is a window of Bifidobacterium asteroides DNA.
TTAGGTGGTGCCGGGCACCACCTTGGAAACCGCACCACCTAATTCACCACCTAACATAGCATGCTGAACGTCATCAAAAGGTACTGGACGGAAAAGCCGAAACCCAGTCAAAACCCAATAGAAACGTTGAAAAACAGCCATTTTCGGCATAGAAAAAGGGCCCCGGACTTCCGTCCGGGACCCTTGGTGGCGGAGGATACGAGATTCGAACTCGTGAGGGCGTGAACCCAACACGCTTTCCAAGCGTGCGCCATAGACCACTAGGCGAATCCTCCAAGTGCCGCTGAGAGCCATATGACTTCCGTAACGGCACAACTAAAAACTATAGCATGGACGGCCGATATGGCTGCTCCCGGCGTGTGGAGACATAGGAGTCTGATCGTCCTGTGCTCGGGTGACTGATGCTCACAGCAGATACGGCAACAGCAGGCCGGTAATCCGGCGCCCGAGCCGTTGATACCCTTCCTGGCTGTAATGCAGGCCGTCAGGCATGAAGCGTTCATGCCCCTTGATGAAAGGGCTGATGCCGCTCTGCACAAACAGGTCAATGACCGGGATGCAGTAGCTGGCGCATATCTCCTTCATCCTCTGCATATAGTCCTCCTGCATAAGGTTGCAGGCGTTGCGCTGACGGGTGTTGGGGTAGTTCTTGGTCGGGTGGACGAAGTTGTTCTGCGTGGCCGTGATGACGACCAGGTTTTGCGTGGGATACATCTTCAGCAGACCAGTCAGCATGACGTTCAAGGCGCCGGAGAATGTATGGCTGTCCGTACTGTTTTCCTCACCCAGCGGTATATCGTGTTGGAAGTCGTTGACTCCACCGAAGATCACGACATCGTCTGCCTCGGTATCCATCTGCTCGAACCGTTCGATGAAGGAATCGTCCCTGTCTTCGCAGACGGCGATGCGCGATCCGCAGATACCGTAGTTCCGCACCTCCTTGAAAGGTATGAGCCGCTGGAGGGTCTGGGTCCAGGAGATGCTTTGACCTCCTGAATCCAGACCGTTGTCGCCCCAGGTCGTCGAATCTCCGAAGCAGTTGATGATCTTGTCTTTGAAGTAATCCTCAGACAGCATCATGTCTTGTCTTATTCCCTTTCTTCCTATGTCTGATGGGGTTTACTTCTGGAATTCGGCTTGGATTTCCTCCAGGGTCTTGCCGTTGGTCTCGGGCAGGACGTTCCTGGCGAACCATGCCATGACAAGGCAGAAGATTGCGAAGATGATGAATGTCCATGTGGCTCCGATGCCGTTGAGCATGATCGGGAAGCCCTGCCCAACGAAGAAGGAGGCCAGGAACATGGTCAGGGAGCAGAGGGACTGTGCGCGGCCGCGAATGCGGGTTGGGAACACCTCGGACATGATGACCCAGGCCCCGCCGCCCCAGGAGAGCTCGTAGAAGGCGGTATGGGCGAGTATTCCTATTACGATCAGGATGTTCATGAGCGTGTTGAACTTGCCGATGGAGAAGAGGAGTGCCAGGGCCAAGAGGGCGCCGGCCATGGCCACTGCGCCCCAGGTCAGCAGCTTCTTGCGGCCCAGCCTGTCAATGTAGACCATGAAGATGGCCACGAAGATGATCTTGACCACGCCGATGCCGATGGTCTCGATCAGGGATGCATTGGCGCCGATGCCGGTCTTTTGGAAGATGATGGGAGCATAATACCCGACTGCGATGGTGCCGGTGAGCTGCTGGAAGGCGGCTGCCAAGAGGGCGATGAGCAGGGCGAAGCGGATGCCCGGCTTGAAGAGCTCGCTGATGAGGCCCTTTTGCTCGGTCTGGACCGTCTTGCTGATCAGACCGACCTCGTCCTTGGCGGACCTGGCGCCGTTCATGCGGGTCAGAATCTTCATGGCCGTGTCGGTGCGGCCTTTTTCGATCAGGTAGCGCGGGCTCTCGGGAATGAGAGGCGTCAGGATGAAAAAGATGATGGCGGGAATTATGCCCGAGCCAAACATGAACCGCCAGCCCCAGGCGATGTTCCAGTCAGGCGGGTTCAGATTGGCGATGGTGGCGTTGACTATGTAGACCACGGTCATGCCGATGGCGAAGGCCAGCTGGTTGGCGCTGACCAGGGTCCCGCGGATTCTGGCTGGCGCGACCTCGGAAATATAGAGCGGGACGATGGTCGAGGCCATGCCGATGGCTATGCCGGACAGGATGCGACCGATGATCAGTATCGTCACCGTGGGCGAGAGGGCCATGGTCAGGCTAGAGAGTGTGAAGAGGAGGCCTGCAACGATCATGACGGGTTTACGTCCTGCATGGTCGCTCATCCAGCCGGCGACCAGGCACCCGGCCATGGCTCCCAGAGCCAGCACAGCCGACACAAATCCCACCTGGGCCTGGGACAGTTTGAAATGTACAGAGAAAAAGCTGATGGCACCGGATATGACGCCTTGGTCGTATCCGAAAAGCGAACCGCCAATGGCTGCTATCAGTACGACGAATATAACATATTTGGATCCACTGGTTTCCTTTTGTTTTGGGTATCCTGTGCTCACGCTGACTCCTTCATCAGGCATTGGCTCTCATACACAGAATGTGATATATCTGACACTTTTGAATCTCAGTAGTTGTTGCCAGACTTTGCGCTGATAAAGGAGTCGGGATGAGCCGGGATTGGTTGAATCTACTCGATCTGGTCCAAGGACAGGCCAAGGGCTTCGGCCACACGCCGGCCGTAGTCGGGGTCGGCCTGGTAGAACTGCTTGGTCTCTAGAACCCGGATTTCCTGGTCATCGACGGAGCCCAGGGTGTTCTTGATGGTCTGGATCAGGCGGTCCTTCTCTTCCGGGCTCATCAGCCTGTAGAGACGGCCGGCGGCGGAATAGTAGTCCGTGTCGTAGGGGCGGGAGTATTCGGTCTGTCCCTGGACGGCATCACCATGCATACGGGCATCGTGGTCCTCCACAGGGCCGCCCTTGCTGTTGGGCTCATAGTTGACCGAACCGTCCTGGCCTTGGGCCATGAAGCCGTCGCGCTCGTAGTTATGGACCTGGTTGACGGGTCGGTTGACGGGTAGCTGTTCGTAGTTGGCGCCCAGACGGTATCGCTCGGCATCCTTGTATCCGAACAGGCGGCCCTGCAGCAGCTTGTCGGGCGATGGCTCGATGCCGGGAACGAAGTTGGCGGGGGAGAAGGCCGCCTCCTCCACATCATCAAAGTAGTTGGTCGGGTTGGTGTCCAGCACGAACTCGCCTATTTCAATGCGCGGATAGTCCTTCTTGGAGACCACCTTGGTCACGTCGAAGATATCGTCCTTATAGTCCAGGCCCTCGTGATAGGGAAGGATCTGCACGCAGACCTTCCACTTGGGGTAGTCGCCCTGGTCGATGGCATCGTAGAGGTCATGCAGGAGGAAGTCCGTGTCCTCAGAGGCGATCTTGGCTGCGGTCTCATCGGTCATGTTCTTCACGCCCTGCTCGCTCAGGAAGTGGTACTTGACCCAGAACTGCTCGCCTTTCGTATTGACCCACTTGAAAGTGTGGCTCCCGTAGCCGTTCATGTTCCGGTAGCTGGCCGGGTTGCCCCTGTCTCCCATCAGATAGGTGACCTGGTGGACGGACTCAGGGGAGTGGGACCAGAAGTCCCACTGCATCTCCTGGCTGCGCAGGTGGGTGGCCGGATCGCGCTTCTGCGAGTGGATGAAGTCGGGGAACTTCAGGGGATCATTGACGAAGAAGACCGGAGTGTTGTTGCCTACAATGTCGTAATTGCCTTCCTGAGTGTAGAAGCGCAGAGCGAAGCCGCGCACGTCCCTCAAGGTGTCGGGGTAGCCCGATTCGCCGGCCACCTGGGAGAAGCGCAGGAGGATGGGCGTGGTCTTGCCAGCTCCATTGAATAGGTCTGCCTTGGTGTAAGCGCTCATGTCCTTGGTCAGGGTAAAGGTTCCCTTGGCTCCGGCCCCCTTGGCGTGGACCACGCGCTCCGGTATGCGTTCGCGGTTGAAGTGGGCGAGCTTTTCAAGAAGCTGGTAGTCCTGCATGAGGATGGGTCCGCGGGTGCCCGCCGTCTGGCTATGGTTGTTGTCTGCCCAGGGCTGCCCTTCGCTGGTGGTGAGTTTGTCGTTCATATCTGCTCGATTCCTCTTACTTCCATGATGCTTGCGATCGACAGTCCCATGCGGGCCAGGTCTACGGCCCTGCTCCTGGTTAACCGCTCAATCGCTGATAGCAGGACTCCTCATAAAGTCCCGCTGCTTCTACCGTATCTGAGAGAGGATGGAACTGTTGGATATGCGCGCGGGATGAGAGTCGGATATGTCACCAATCAAGCAAGATGCTTATGGGCCGCCAAAGAGAGATGAGCCTGTGGCAGGCACCTGCAGGAAAGCCGCCGGCTGCGCCAAATGGCGGCGGCTCATGTCGAAGCACTCCTGTCAGAGCATCTGTATGAGTTCTCCCACATCCTGGATGACCAACTGGATGTTGAGCCCGGTCAGGACAGCCACGATGATCCAGGCGAGGAAGGCCATCCATCGAGGGTTGGCGTACTTGCCCATGATCTTCTTGGAGGAGGTGAACCAGACCAGGGGAATCATGGATATGGGCAGGGCCACGCACAGGAAGACCTGGGAGTAGACCAGCAAGCTATCCAGGGCGGACTCCTTGCCGCCGAAGGCGATGGTGCAGATCAGCACGGGGATGATGGAGATCACACGGGTGACCAGCCTGCGCAGCCAGAGAGGGATCCTCATGCGGATGAAGCCTTCCATGACGATCTGCCCGGTCAGGGTGCCGGTGATAGTCGAGTTCTGACCTGAGGCCAGCAGGGCTACAGCGAAGAGGGTGGAGAGGAGGCCGGATGCCACCGGCCCGGCGATGGTCTTGTCGCCAAGAGCCTTGTAGAGAGCGGTGAAAGTGTCCAGCCCTTCGCCGTGTCCGAAGAACATGGCCGCACCCAGCACCAGCAGTAGGCAGTTGACCACGAAGGCGGCAGACAGCTGGATGTTGGAATCCCAAGTGGCGAACCGGACCGCGTTGGCAACTTGACGGTCGTCGCTACGGTCGAAGTCACGGGTCTGGACGATGGATGAGTGCAGGTAAAGGTTGTGAGGCATGACCGTGGCACCCACAATGCCTAGAGCCATGGTCAGCTGGCCGTTGCCCAGGATGGCCTTGTCGGGAATGAAGCCGCGGAAGACCGCCGGCAGGTCCGGCCTGGCCAGGAAGACCTCGTAAAGGAAGACCGCCATGATGACCAGAATCAGGGTGGCCACGATGGCTTCGATGCGCCGGAAACCAATCTTGGTCAGCAACAGGAGGATGAGCACATCCAGGACAGTCAGCGTCACCCCTAGGATTAGCGGAATGCCGAAGAGCAGCTTCAGAGCGATGGCCCCGCCGATCACCTCGGCGATATCAGTGGCCATCACTGCCAGCTCCGTGCAGATCCAGAGAGCGAAGCTGAGCCGGCGACTGCTGTGCTGGCGTGTGGCCTGAGCAAGGTCTAGACCGGTCACGATCCCCAGCTTGGCCGACATGTACTGGAGCATCATGGCGATCAGGCTGGAGATGAGGATGACGCTCATGAGCAGGTAGCCGTACTGGGCGCCGCCGCCGATGGAGGTGATCCAGTTGCCCGGATCCATGTAGCCGACTGCCACCAGAGCGCCCGGGCCGGAGAAGGCTGCCAGGTTCTTCCAGAAAGAGGTGGTGGATTTGGGCACTTTCACCGAGGCGTTGATCTCCTGCAGGGAGCGCCCGTTGGCCGTCTCGACGATGGAGTGGGATTGGTGCTGCCGACTGGATGGCGGAGTCCTTGTTTCGGATCCGGCTGGACTGGCGGACCCTGAGGCGGGTCGGGTCTGGGTGTTCGGCATGTCACCTTCCTTGATTCTGGACCGTGGCGGTCGTGTGGCCGGCTATAGACTTCGACCCTTCGAAGTCTAGTGGCGCTTGATGAAGAATACCAGGAGTGATCTGTGACAATGTCGAAATATGTCCGCGGGGTTACCTGCGGGTCGTGCCATAAGGCTGTGCTATACACTGTGGAACATGGGAATTGCCGAATTGTCCTCCAGCGCCCAGGATTACCTCAAGGTCATCTGGGATCTTCAGGAATGGGACCAGGGCCCTGTCCAACCCACTGCGGTTGCTGATAGGACAGGTATGAAACAGTCGACGGTCTCAGGTGCGCTGGGCCGTCTGGTCGATGCCGGTCTGGTCACCCACAGGCCTTACGGCAAGGTCGAGCTGACTGAGACCGGTCGTCGCTATGCGGTCACCATGGTTCGGCGCCATAGACTGCTGGAGACCTTCCTGGTGCAGGTCCTCGGCTATGGCTGGGATGAGGTGCATGAGGAGGCGGACAGCCTCGAGCACGCTGTCTCCGACAAGATGGTGGACCGTATCGACGATTATCTTGGACACCCTACTGCGGATCCACATGGTGATGCCATACCATCGGCTGAGGGAGACTTACCACCCATGCCTACAACCGTCAGACCTCTCTCGGATGTGGCTGACGGGGCGACGGTAAGGGTGCAACGAGTCAGCGACGAGGATCCGCGAATACTTCGTGCGCTCAGCAGTTGCAAGATAGGACCTGGCTGTCTGGTGCAGGTGGAAAAACGGCAGGCTGATAATGAATTAGCCGTAAACCTGACAGATATGCGTTCCGGATTCGGTTCCGTTTCAGACGACCTTCTCGTACTGTCTAAAGAACAGGCTGCGCTGATTCAGGTCAGTCTTATCTGATCAGAGAGCTATTCGACGTTTGCTATATTGAATCGCATCACTATTTGCCGCGGTTGGCCTCATGCTCTTGTTGATAATGGCATAGACGGTTTCGTCCTGTCTCTGCTCTATGCGGCTCGTCTTCTTTGCTGAGTTGTTGTCATGTGCATAAAATGGCCATCACCTTGTCGTTAGTGGCATTTCTGAGATTCTTCATGAGTTGGATTTGTCTGTAATTACTTCCCTGCGATATAACAAAACAAGTACACGGCTATAGCGACCTTATTATATAAATAACATGTGGTGAGTTATTGCATGGGATTATGAAACTTATGGGTAATAGCGAGTTACATATCAGAACTGCGTACCATGCTCAAGTTAGTATTAACCACATGCAGAAGCTATTTGAAACCGGACCCGAAATCTGGAAGCAACTTGATGGCTTGAGCAAACGGCAACGTCGTTTGGTTATTTCCGCAGTCAACTACCATTCATTGATACAGCCTAACCGAGAACTGCTCTATCGGATCTACATGGGTGAGGATTGGCAGTATCCTCGCCTGACTGATATTACGACGCTAAATGGTGGTCTGACTAAGTATGCTGGTCTCAAACCAATAATGGAGTTCAAAGCCAGGTCTACATCCAAGCCAAAAACTGCTTTCACACCTCATTATTTTGACCCCTATCATCAGATAGTCGACTGGAACGTGCGTTACATCCTATTGACTCCGGACGATGCCACAGACATGACAGTCAAGAGTCGAAACATGTCATCTCGATTGCCTATGCGCAACCAGATTTACAATTACTGCGAGTTGCATTTTCCTCTTTTGTTCGATCAAATACGTGAGCTGCTTAGGAAGGTGCGCGAAAAGGCAAGCTACAAAGATATTGAGGCCTATCAACCTGAATCAGTTAGTGAGTCATTCGTCCATAAGGCCATACATCATCCCCATCAGCCTGTTGTACCAAGTCAACCGGACTCCTCTGCTCCAAAAGCCGCAATCATCGCCATGCATTGGCTGCAGCCCGGAGGAGCTGAGCGTTGGGCCATGGAGACAGTCGCTTTGGCCCGTAAGGCCGGGTTGCTACCTATCGTCATTACCAATATCGACAGTCAAGAACCTTGGATCGTCAGCAAAGACCTGGATGATGCTCTAGTTCTCAATCTGACCTTTCCCGGGCAGGAGGGCATTGGTGATGTGCCCTTGCTCAGGGCGTTATTTGAGCAGTACAATATCAAAGGTGTCATGATTCACCACAATCAATGGATGTACGATCGGCTCTGGTGGATTAAGCGGTATTATTCCCAGACGGTCATAGTAGATTCGCTGCACATTCTGGAATATCATGATCAAGGCGGGTATCCTAGGCAGAGCGTGAGCCGTGACGCTTACATTGATATGCATCACGTCATTTCGCCACAGTTGCAGGATTGGCTGATACACGGTCATGACGTAGCGGCAGACAAGGTGGTTATGGCGCCATTGATTGGGCTGACTACTGATCAAATGCATCCATCGTATAAAGATCGGGTGGAGCAAGGCACTTTCCATGTTGCATTTGTGGGAAGGATGACTAGACAGAAGCGTCCTGAAGCCTTTATCAATGTCGCCAAAGAATTAGAGCATCGTTGTCCCGGTCGTTTCCGGTTCATTATGCACGGCAGTGGCGATATGGACATGGAGGTAAGCAAACTTCTGGAAAAATATGGCCTTGGCCATGTAGTGGAATGTCGTGATGTCTCTCATCCGGTTTCTGCAACTTATGATTGGGCGGATGCCTTGCTGATTACCTCGATCAATGAGGGCATTACCCTCACCACCACCGAGGCCATCAGCAGAGGCATACCTGTGTTGAGCGCCGATGTCGGTTCCCAATCGACACTGGTTCCCGTTCAAGGGCTCTTGCCTCGACAGTCCTTGGGACTGGTTAGACAAGCTGCTCGGTCCTTGCGGCGGATGGACGATCGCGAAGAGGATCGCAGGCGGTTGTGGCAGGTTGAGTTAGAAAGGCTTCAGGAGTTTTCGAGGAAGGAATCGGCCGACTCCTTCTTCACGCGGATGTTGGGAGAATGGGCAAAGTGATGAATACTGCGGATAATCAGCAGAATGTGGCCGCTGTCGTTGTCACTTTCAACCGTCTTGCGAAATTGAAGAAGGTGCTTGCCTCTTTGGAGGCGCAGACTTGTCTGCCCAAGACCCTGATCATTGTTGATAATGCCTCGACCGATGGGACTGCGGATTACCTGGATGAATATCAAAATGCATTTCCGCTTGAGGGCAGGATGGATCTCCGCATAGTTACTCTGCCGGAGAATGTCGGTGGGGCTGGGGGTTTCTCTACTGGAATGCGTGAGGGATATCGGATAGGTGCCGATTATGTGTGGATCTTTGACGACGACGGATACCCTGAGCAGGATGCCTTGGAGAAGCTGCTTCAGGGATATGAGCATGCCACTGAGGCCCTCAGTCCCGATATCCCCTTTGCCTGTTCTTTAATCAAATATATTGATGGAACTATTTCAGAAATGAATAATCCTGTGCCGACTTGGGATTGGGGCAGGCTTCGAGCCTTGGGTCTCAGAGATCTGGTGCTGGTTAATCAGGCATCTTTTGTATCGGTGCTTATTCCTCGCTGGGTGATGGAAGCCTATGGTCTGCCTTACAAGGAGTACTTCATCTGGTTTGATGATGCCGAATACACCATGCGCATTGCTGGCGACTGCCCTGGAGTCCAGGTTCTTGATAGCGTCGTAGTGCACGATATGGGCGACAACATTGGAGTCAATTTTTCAATGATTAATAAGCAGAATGCTTGGAAGTTCGCTTACGGCATCCGTAATCAGGGATCTTATAGGCTGCATCACAAGAGTTTGGCACATTATTGTATCTTTTGTTTCCAAGTCTGGCATAGCATGCGGATAGGGCGAGTTGATAAGAAATTGCGTTGGCAAATGTATGCAAAACTTGTGGAAGCGATACGGTTCAACCCGTCAATCGATTATCCGCAGCTATAGGCGGTCCAGAAGGGGGCTTAAGTGGCTATGGTGGCGAATAGGGCGCGATTAGACAAAACGCGATGTCTTCTGTCTGTGGGCGTTGGGATCCTTGGGGCCCAATCTCTGGCATTCAGAAACGTGGATTCTGCGGCCTTCGATAATTTTAGCAATTTGACAGCACGTGGATTAGATTCCATTGCTCAGGTGGGCCCTGTGGGCTCCATTGTGCTTGCTTTGGGAATTGGGTTATTGTTCTACAAGCTTTATCCAGAATTCAAAAAGGCAGGGATGCGAAATCGTCTGACGGCTTCTATTGTCGCTTTCGTTTTAGCTCTTTCAGTTGTCATTCCCCGGTTGGTCAAGAAGACAATTACGCCTTTCAACACCTATCCAGACTATCTTGGAGGTGTGCCCCGATGGCATGAGGCTATCTTTTGGTTGGTGGTTTTTGTCCAATTATTGTCAGTAGGCTCTCTTCTTGCTGTTGGTTTCTGTTGGTTGATCCACAAAACTGTCGGCTTGAGCGGGCTTACAAGCCTAGATGTCAAGGATGCAATCGCTCCTCCAGGGCATACCACTATCTGGGAGAAAGGGGCCAGACTATTTGATGGTACACCAGGCCATCTGGCCTTAGCTACTGCCGTCACGGTCCTTTGCTGGGTGCCAATGCTGATAATTAATGGGCCCGCGAATCTTGGCTTTGACACTATGGTTCAGCTGATTCAGGTCCGCACGGGTCATGTGTGGGATCCCATGATGATGGTTGAATTACCGGGTTATGCCGGACAGGACCATCATCCCTTTGTGGATACCTACCTATATGGGCTGTTCGATGAGCTTGGAGTACGGCTTGGTCACGAGATTCTTGGCTTTTGCATACTGGTCGTGCTGCAAAGCATTGCCACAGCATTTGCTCTTGTGGTTTCTTTCGTTTGGCTTAGGAAGCGCACTAATCTTCCTGACTCTTGTACTTGTGTCTGTTGGTGCCTGGCAGCTTTTCTTCCGGCTTTTCCCATGTATATGAGCGCTATAGTAAAGGACTCGACCTGGATTTCCATCTTTTTGCTATGGATGGTAGCTTTCTTCGAAACTCTTTATCGGTGCAATAATAATCAACCAGTTGGTTGGAAACTGGTGACGGGGCTAGTCGTGCTGGGTGTGCTTTCCGGGTTGACCAAAAAAACCGGCATTTACGTTACGACCCTATCGCTTTGCTTATTGTTGATTGTCCTTAGAAAACAAATTATCTCCTTGCTTGTGTCCACACTCATTCCAGCTGCGTTGGTGATGGGACTTGTGCCTATGGCGGTCCTTCCAGCCTTGGACATTGCGCCAGGGGGGCCACAAGAGGCTCTTTCTGTTCCCATTCAGCAATTGTCGAAGGTGACAACGCTTCACAAAGACGAATTGTCCCAATCTGATCGTGAAACGATTAATAAAGTAGTAGATACTGACCGCGCAGCGTCACATTGGAGGGACAGTTCGGCCGATTACGCCAAACATTATGGATATAAGATAAATTCGAGTTCCAAAGACAGGAAACAATTTATCAAGACTTGGATACGGCTCTTCTTCCGTTACCCAAAGGATTATATTGCCGCAGTACCGTACTTAGTTGATTCGTTCGTGTTTGGGAATACCTATTATTTCAGTGGTCCTGTGCGCTGCGGTTGGTGGGAGGCCGGCGGCTTTAAGCTGCTTAAAGGGTATCCTGATTGTAAGCCCAGCTATACGCAGGAAAAGATCGGCATACCTTTAACTGATGCCCTGAATAAGATTCCTCCGTTCTCTTTCCTGGGCAGTGAGGCTTTATACACATTATGGCTACCCGTGATAGCTTTGGGACTTACTGTGGCGAACAAGCGGTACCGGGACCTGTTATATCTAATACCTAGTATTGCGACTTGGGGCACTCTCCTGCTATTAGCAGCACATGGTCCTCGGTACTCGCTTTGTTTCCTGTTTATTTTCGCGTTGACGATAGCCATTCCGTTCATAAAAGGTGATAATCACGTACCACATCATGTGAGCGGGTGACATTAACGTAAAAGCTGAGTTGATCAGCTAGTTTTTCTGCTTCGCTCCTTGGATTCTGTGTACTTTATTAATGATGAGATCCCGCAAAGGGTGGGTGAGCAATCCGTCAATGAATACAGCTATTACATCAAGAACAGCGAAAGTGAGTAAACCAGTGAATACGCAGATCAGAACCAAGCTGATTTTGTCTGATATGTTTGGGAGCCAGGAGGCAACCATTCCCCATATGAATCGGAATCCAAACATGTTCTCGTGCAAGAGGTAGACACCGAAGGTCCCGGCTGATATGCGCAGCAGACAAGTGCTCAATATGCCTGGAAGTTGAATCTGCGGCAGTCGACAAGCTGACACAAAAAGACAGAAGGCAATGCAGATGGGCAATATTTGCAGGCCCTGATGGATTTGTGCAGTCCAGGTCAGTATCTGTGCCCAGTGAGACTCCGATAAGACAAAATGGTTAAAACCTAACATGAGTGCGGTGCATAAGATCATGCAGGCGGCCAGCGCGCCATTTGATATAGCGCGCAATGAATCTTGGTAACTACGGATGTAGGCGCCAATCATGTACCCGAGTACAGCATATACGACATTGTTCCAGTTAGTGGCTTTGCTGAAGAATAAAGGCCAAGCGCCAATAAATAAGAAAAGAGCGATCAGAGCAAGAATTCGTTTTCTGGGCATGTGCGCATATAGCGAATTTATGAATGGACTGAGAAGCAGCATGAGAATGTATGCATCAATGAACCAGTAGCTGTTGTACAAGAACGGGCAAAAACTCCACAGCAATGTATCAATGGATTGAGAGCCGGATAGGAGCCCATCCATATCGAAAGGCAGGGTATGGAACTGTTTCGCAATTATTGCAATTACGAGGCATAAAACAGCATAGAAGAACATCTGAAACCAGGTCGAGAAGATCCGTCGCCACGAAAACTGCTTCTCAACGAGGAAATATCCTGAGATTATAAAGAAGATTGAAACGCCAACCTGACCGTATTGTACGATGGTGAAGCTGATCGCAGATTTCCAGCCTGGAAACATGGGCAATACGATGCGTGAGGTGCCATTGGTGAAATCTACGTGGATGATCATATGGCAGTAGACAACCAACAGCATTGCCAATATCCGGAGGATCT
It encodes the following:
- a CDS encoding catalase; this encodes MNDKLTTSEGQPWADNNHSQTAGTRGPILMQDYQLLEKLAHFNRERIPERVVHAKGAGAKGTFTLTKDMSAYTKADLFNGAGKTTPILLRFSQVAGESGYPDTLRDVRGFALRFYTQEGNYDIVGNNTPVFFVNDPLKFPDFIHSQKRDPATHLRSQEMQWDFWSHSPESVHQVTYLMGDRGNPASYRNMNGYGSHTFKWVNTKGEQFWVKYHFLSEQGVKNMTDETAAKIASEDTDFLLHDLYDAIDQGDYPKWKVCVQILPYHEGLDYKDDIFDVTKVVSKKDYPRIEIGEFVLDTNPTNYFDDVEEAAFSPANFVPGIEPSPDKLLQGRLFGYKDAERYRLGANYEQLPVNRPVNQVHNYERDGFMAQGQDGSVNYEPNSKGGPVEDHDARMHGDAVQGQTEYSRPYDTDYYSAAGRLYRLMSPEEKDRLIQTIKNTLGSVDDQEIRVLETKQFYQADPDYGRRVAEALGLSLDQIE
- a CDS encoding Nramp family divalent metal transporter; translated protein: MPNTQTRPASGSASPAGSETRTPPSSRQHQSHSIVETANGRSLQEINASVKVPKSTTSFWKNLAAFSGPGALVAVGYMDPGNWITSIGGGAQYGYLLMSVILISSLIAMMLQYMSAKLGIVTGLDLAQATRQHSSRRLSFALWICTELAVMATDIAEVIGGAIALKLLFGIPLILGVTLTVLDVLILLLLTKIGFRRIEAIVATLILVIMAVFLYEVFLARPDLPAVFRGFIPDKAILGNGQLTMALGIVGATVMPHNLYLHSSIVQTRDFDRSDDRQVANAVRFATWDSNIQLSAAFVVNCLLLVLGAAMFFGHGEGLDTFTALYKALGDKTIAGPVASGLLSTLFAVALLASGQNSTITGTLTGQIVMEGFIRMRIPLWLRRLVTRVISIIPVLICTIAFGGKESALDSLLVYSQVFLCVALPISMIPLVWFTSSKKIMGKYANPRWMAFLAWIIVAVLTGLNIQLVIQDVGELIQML
- a CDS encoding sugar porter family MFS transporter, translating into MSTGYPKQKETSGSKYVIFVVLIAAIGGSLFGYDQGVISGAISFFSVHFKLSQAQVGFVSAVLALGAMAGCLVAGWMSDHAGRKPVMIVAGLLFTLSSLTMALSPTVTILIIGRILSGIAIGMASTIVPLYISEVAPARIRGTLVSANQLAFAIGMTVVYIVNATIANLNPPDWNIAWGWRFMFGSGIIPAIIFFILTPLIPESPRYLIEKGRTDTAMKILTRMNGARSAKDEVGLISKTVQTEQKGLISELFKPGIRFALLIALLAAAFQQLTGTIAVGYYAPIIFQKTGIGANASLIETIGIGVVKIIFVAIFMVYIDRLGRKKLLTWGAVAMAGALLALALLFSIGKFNTLMNILIVIGILAHTAFYELSWGGGAWVIMSEVFPTRIRGRAQSLCSLTMFLASFFVGQGFPIMLNGIGATWTFIIFAIFCLVMAWFARNVLPETNGKTLEEIQAEFQK
- a CDS encoding glycosyltransferase; the encoded protein is MQKLFETGPEIWKQLDGLSKRQRRLVISAVNYHSLIQPNRELLYRIYMGEDWQYPRLTDITTLNGGLTKYAGLKPIMEFKARSTSKPKTAFTPHYFDPYHQIVDWNVRYILLTPDDATDMTVKSRNMSSRLPMRNQIYNYCELHFPLLFDQIRELLRKVREKASYKDIEAYQPESVSESFVHKAIHHPHQPVVPSQPDSSAPKAAIIAMHWLQPGGAERWAMETVALARKAGLLPIVITNIDSQEPWIVSKDLDDALVLNLTFPGQEGIGDVPLLRALFEQYNIKGVMIHHNQWMYDRLWWIKRYYSQTVIVDSLHILEYHDQGGYPRQSVSRDAYIDMHHVISPQLQDWLIHGHDVAADKVVMAPLIGLTTDQMHPSYKDRVEQGTFHVAFVGRMTRQKRPEAFINVAKELEHRCPGRFRFIMHGSGDMDMEVSKLLEKYGLGHVVECRDVSHPVSATYDWADALLITSINEGITLTTTEAISRGIPVLSADVGSQSTLVPVQGLLPRQSLGLVRQAARSLRRMDDREEDRRRLWQVELERLQEFSRKESADSFFTRMLGEWAK
- a CDS encoding glycosyltransferase family 2 protein — protein: MNTADNQQNVAAVVVTFNRLAKLKKVLASLEAQTCLPKTLIIVDNASTDGTADYLDEYQNAFPLEGRMDLRIVTLPENVGGAGGFSTGMREGYRIGADYVWIFDDDGYPEQDALEKLLQGYEHATEALSPDIPFACSLIKYIDGTISEMNNPVPTWDWGRLRALGLRDLVLVNQASFVSVLIPRWVMEAYGLPYKEYFIWFDDAEYTMRIAGDCPGVQVLDSVVVHDMGDNIGVNFSMINKQNAWKFAYGIRNQGSYRLHHKSLAHYCIFCFQVWHSMRIGRVDKKLRWQMYAKLVEAIRFNPSIDYPQL
- a CDS encoding metal-dependent transcriptional regulator yields the protein MGIAELSSSAQDYLKVIWDLQEWDQGPVQPTAVADRTGMKQSTVSGALGRLVDAGLVTHRPYGKVELTETGRRYAVTMVRRHRLLETFLVQVLGYGWDEVHEEADSLEHAVSDKMVDRIDDYLGHPTADPHGDAIPSAEGDLPPMPTTVRPLSDVADGATVRVQRVSDEDPRILRALSSCKIGPGCLVQVEKRQADNELAVNLTDMRSGFGSVSDDLLVLSKEQAALIQVSLI
- a CDS encoding SGNH/GDSL hydrolase family protein, with amino-acid sequence MMLSEDYFKDKIINCFGDSTTWGDNGLDSGGQSISWTQTLQRLIPFKEVRNYGICGSRIAVCEDRDDSFIERFEQMDTEADDVVIFGGVNDFQHDIPLGEENSTDSHTFSGALNVMLTGLLKMYPTQNLVVITATQNNFVHPTKNYPNTRQRNACNLMQEDYMQRMKEICASYCIPVIDLFVQSGISPFIKGHERFMPDGLHYSQEGYQRLGRRITGLLLPYLL